One genomic window of Muntiacus reevesi chromosome 4, mMunRee1.1, whole genome shotgun sequence includes the following:
- the RDH5 gene encoding retinol dehydrogenase 5, which yields MWLPLLLVVLLWAALWLLRDRQCLPASDAFIFITGCDSGFGRLVALRLDQRGFRVLASCLTPSGAEDLQRVASSRLHTTLLDVTDPQSVRQAAKWVETHAGEAGLFGLVNNAGVAGIIGPTPWQTREDFQRVLNVNTLGPIGVTFALLPLLLRARGRVVNVSSVLGRLAASGGGYCVSKFGLEAFSDSLRRDVAPFGVRVSIVEPGFFRTPVTNLDTLEATLQACWAQLPPATQALYGEAFLAKYLSVQQRIMNVICDPDLAKVSRCVEHALTARHPRTRYSPGWDAKLLWLPASYLPASLVDVVLTWVLPKPAQTVY from the exons ATGTGGCTGCCTCTGCTGCTGGTGGTCCTGCTCTGGGCCGCGCTGTGGCTGCTCAGGGACCGGCAGTGCCTGCCGGCCAGCGACGCTTTCATCTTCATCACCGGCTGCGACTCGGGCTTCGGGCGGCTCGTTGCTCTGAGGCTGGACCAGAGAGGCTTCCGAGTCCTGGCCAGCTGCCTGACACCCTCGGGGGCGGAGGACCTCCAGCGGGTCGCCTCCTCCCGCCTCCACACCACCCTGCTGGATGTCACGGATCCCCAGAGCGTCCGGCAGGCAGCCAAGTGGGTGGAAACGCACGCTGGGGAAGCAG GGCTTTTTGGTCTGGTGAACAACGCTGGTGTGGCTGGCATCATTGGGCCCACCCCGTGGCAGACGCGGGAGGACTTCCAGCGGGTGCTGAATGTGAACACGCTGGGCCCCATCGGGGTCACCTTCGCcctgctgcctctgctgctgcgGGCCCGGGGCCGAGTGGTCAACGTCAGCAGCGTCCTGGGCCGCCTGGCCGCCAGCGGAGGGGGCTACTGCGTCTCAAAATTCGGCCTGGAGGCCTTCTCTGACAGCCTGAG GCGAGACGTGGCTCCTTTCGGGGTGCGGGTCTCTATAGTGGAACCTGGCTTCTTCCGAACCCCTGTGACAAACCTGGACACTTTGGAGGCCACCCTGCAGGCCTGCTGGGCACAGCTACCTCCAGCCACACAGGCCCTCTACGGGGAGGCCTTCCTCGCCAAAT ACCTGAGCGTGCAGCAGCGGATCATGAACGTGATTTGTGACCCGGACCTGGCCAAGGTGAGCAGGTGTGTGGAGCATGCCCTAACCGCCCGTCACCCCAGAACCCGCTACAGCCCAGGCTGGGATGCCAAGCTGCTCTGGTTGCCAGCCTCCTACTTGCCAGCCAGCCTGGTGGATGTTGTGCTCACCTGGGTCCTTCCCAAGCCCGCCCAGACAGTCTACTAA
- the BLOC1S1 gene encoding biogenesis of lysosome-related organelles complex 1 subunit 1 has product MLSRLLREHQAKQSERKELQEKRRREAITAATCLTEALVDHLNVGVAQAYMNQRKLDHEVKTLQVQAAQFAKQTGQWIGMVENFNQALKEIGDVENWARSIELDMRTIATALEYVYKGQLQSAPS; this is encoded by the exons ATGCTGTCCCGCCTGCTGAGAGAACACCAGGCCAAGCAGAGCGAACGCAAAGAGCTGCAGG AGAAGAGACGGCGGGAGGCCATCACTGCAGCGACCTGCCTGACAGAAGCTTTGGTCGATCACCTCAATGTGGG CGTGGCCCAGGCCTACATGAACCAGAGGAAGCTCGACCATGAGGTGAAGACCCTGCAGGTCCAGGCAGCCCAGTTTGCCAAGCAGACAGGCCAGTGGATTGGGATGGTGGAGAACTTCAACCAGGCACTCAAG GAAATCGGGGATGTGGAGAACTGGGCTCGGAGCATCGAGCTGGACATGCGCACCATTGCCACGGCGCTGGAATACGTCTACAAGGGGCAGCTGCAGTCGGCCCCCTCCTAG